The following coding sequences are from one Verrucomicrobiota bacterium window:
- a CDS encoding glycosyltransferase family 4 protein, translating to MCLAAKSKAMPPCSWRSSVFPRMVTPLERRFYQRPRARQLIAISKRFERDLRECYGWDRPATLVYHGVDGEMFRPAEPGERDAARARFGLTDGDWVWLFVGEAAKGLREAVGQLARFPKARLLVASRSDPGEFRVQARRLGVAERLVFGGFQAQPVAAYHAADVFLYPSPYDPFGLVVGEAMACGLPVVTNPTIGAAEWIESGQTGMLAAIGAGEEWSNCLQRLRDPGFARKMGAAARQSVLRHTWAECAQQTASVYESLLGGQRGAG from the coding sequence ATGTGTCTTGCGGCCAAATCGAAGGCGATGCCCCCGTGCTCGTGGCGATCCTCGGTTTTTCCGCGCATGGTGACGCCCTTGGAGCGGCGGTTCTATCAGAGGCCACGGGCGCGGCAGTTGATCGCGATTTCTAAGCGATTCGAACGGGATCTGCGCGAGTGTTACGGATGGGACCGTCCGGCGACGCTGGTTTACCACGGGGTCGATGGGGAAATGTTTCGACCAGCGGAGCCGGGGGAACGGGACGCGGCGAGGGCCCGGTTCGGGTTGACGGATGGAGATTGGGTTTGGTTGTTCGTGGGGGAAGCCGCGAAGGGCTTGAGGGAGGCGGTGGGGCAACTTGCGCGCTTTCCCAAGGCCCGATTGTTGGTGGCCAGCCGGTCGGATCCCGGAGAGTTTCGAGTGCAGGCCCGGCGGCTCGGTGTTGCGGAAAGACTGGTGTTTGGTGGATTCCAGGCGCAACCGGTCGCGGCCTATCATGCCGCCGATGTGTTTCTCTATCCCTCTCCTTACGATCCTTTTGGATTGGTCGTGGGGGAGGCCATGGCGTGTGGGCTGCCGGTGGTTACGAATCCCACCATCGGGGCGGCGGAATGGATTGAATCCGGGCAGACCGGCATGCTGGCGGCCATCGGTGCCGGGGAAGAATGGTCGAACTGCCTCCAACGTTTGCGAGATCCCGGGTTCGCTCGCAAGATGGGAGCCGCGGCGAGACAGTCCGTGCTGCGGCACACATGGGCGGAGTGCGCGCAGCAGACCGCCTCGGTCTATGAATCCCTCTTGGGCGGCCAGCGAGGGGCCGGGTAG